A single window of Solenopsis invicta isolate M01_SB chromosome 3, UNIL_Sinv_3.0, whole genome shotgun sequence DNA harbors:
- the LOC113004674 gene encoding uncharacterized protein LOC113004674 produces MTSCKKEKASKWSKESILCLIEAYKEEPCLYAVNTPNYHNKQSRNEALKNVCTAVSMIRPGTTEKECATKFYNLRNQFNVENAKVKSSIKSGIGTNDVYKPNLWYFEHLLFLESYFTSRKSRNSIEKNSETLFISTLNKVKRYFKLNDFCITTNYFYILNTKIIKILLYA; encoded by the exons atgacctcatgcaaaaaagaaaaagcttcAAAATGGTCTAAAGAAAGTATtctatgtttaatagaggcctacaaAGAGGAACCGTGTTTATATGCggtaaacacaccaaattatcATAACAAACAGAGTAGAAATGAAGCATTAAAGAATGTGTGTACCGCTGTTTCAATGATTAGACCTGGAACCACAGAAAAAGAGTgtgcaacaaaattttacaatttgcgAAATCAATTTAATGTCGAAAATGCAAAAGTAAAATCGTCAATAAAATCTGGAATTGGTACTAATGAT gtATACAAACCGAATCTCTGGTACTTTgagcatttattatttttagaaagttattttaCATCCCGGAAAAGCAGAaattctatagaaaaaaattctgaaacattatttatatctacTTTAAATAAGGTAAAAcgctattttaaattaaatgatttctgtattactacaaattatttttatattttaaataccaaaattatcaaaattttattgtacgcttaa